In the Triticum aestivum cultivar Chinese Spring chromosome 2B, IWGSC CS RefSeq v2.1, whole genome shotgun sequence genome, TCCAAGCCAAGCACACTTAACCAGAGGTTCTTGGAGATGAGTTCCCGGAAAAGAAGGTGCACCTTGTTCATATGAGCAGCCTATCATTCCTTCTAAGCTAGGATGTCACATCAGCCAAGTAGCATTTGATGAAACCAAACATCCTCCTAAGGTTGGCTGAAGATCTTACCAGATCATGATAAATGGTACTGATCAATCTCAACTTGTCAAACAAAAATTAAAACCACCACCTTGTAAGGATTGTTGTTGAGAAAAGGGAAAGTTCACACTCATATGAGAATTGCTGTCGCTGCATTCTTGCTGTAGACATGTATCAAGAAATGCTGAAACCTTTATAGATCTGTTGCTCATATGAACGAACAATAAAACAAACTTATCAttgatatctctactcctaatgtctgagttggtagAATAGtatccacggtttattttcgtcccaccacttccaaccgttttatttcgctggtttttttcgtccccCCTCTAGGGTCCCTAGGCACGCACCCAAAAAAAACATACAACGCCGCTCCCCTCAATCCCCTCGAACTCCCAGAGGAGAAGCCGCCGCCTACGTACGATCTTCCTGCCGCCGATGCACGAgatcgccgccgccgacctcccacCAGAGAAGACGCCGCTGCCGCCGTCCGGGATCGACATCTCTCGCAGCTGCAATATCGTGCGACCTAGCGGCCACCGGCAGTTACTCCACATCTCCGGATGCTCCCGGCGCGGGGTGCAAGCTGTGCGGCGGCGCCCTCCACTACTGCCCCTGCCAGCGGCTGTAGCTGCAGCGGGTGGCCCTCCGGCAAAGTGCAGCGGCGATGCCGGCAGTTAGTTTTCTTCCCATCTCGCGGGCGGCATTGGAGATCGGCATCATCCGGATCCGCCATCAATGATGCCTCACGCTTCCCATCGCGGGCGACGAGGAGAGCGTGGGCGAGAGCTCCTGGCCTCATTACCGTCGCTAATATGGTGTCGATTTGGCCGCAGGCCACGCCCCGATGCTCTCCCACACTCTCCATCTCAGTTCGTGTTCCCCTTACGTCTACCCCCGATTCTTGAGGTCGGTCAGTCTTGACGGACTTACGATTTGAACATACTTGCGTCTTTGTTGTGCTGCAGGTAACTTGCgattcgccggcggcggcggcgcctgacCGCGCGGCTAGGTTCGCCCTTGTCCTCGCCGGCGTCGCGGCCGGAGGCCATATTGACCCAACCTCTGCACCTAGCGGCGCCGGTTCCTTCCCGTCGCTACACCGTTTCGCGGTCGAGGAGACCCAACTAGCACGACCATGCCTCGGATGCTTTTTTCATGCCTCAAGGAACCTGGCAGCATCGTTAGTATCAGGTTTGTTCCATTACACTTGGGTCACCGGCAGTTGCCGTGCTACTGTGCTCCTCTCTTCTTGCAGTGGCTAGCTGCGGCAATTCACGGATCATGCTCTTTCAGGAGGTTGTGCCTTTCTCAATTGATCAAAACAACAGATATATATTGCTATTTCTGATGCTGTGTGGACCATCAGAAacctgatgtgtgtgtgtgtgttcatagaaTATCTTGCTATTTATGTATATTGCTTCCCTTTTATTCATGTACTACTTCTCTAAATGTAATGCTATCTTTTGATGTTAATGGACTAAAAGTCTAAAGCCTTTCCTTCTGCAAAATGATAATATTAGAGCTATACATCTTATAAGCCCTATTGTATATGACAATCAGACATTCACATTCAGTTATATTATGTTTGCAGCATGGCATTTTTCCATTTCTATTTTCCCGATGAATCACATGGTAAATTATGATGTACAATGACTGCTCTTGCAAAAAGTTTGGAATTCAGAGAGGGGTTCTACAACAAGCAAGGATTTAGGATCTGAATCTAAATGACCTCTTCTTTAGTCCAGTCCTAGCAAAAACTGATCAGAGAAACAAAGAAGCAACAACAAATGGGTCCCTTTCTTGCCCACAAGAGTTATCTGGGTTTAGGTCATGAACCTTTTGCCCATCAATACAAGTGCAGGATTTGAACATGTTAATTCTGCGCTTCTGTTTGGAGTTTATATTCTACCTTTCGTGCGAAGTAGTTAGATTTATCTCATAGAAGATGATGGCCATAGAGTGGAAGGTGGGGAGATTCAGACTTCCGAGGATGTTAATATGCTCAAAGTTTTTCAGTTAAACATGTTGAAATCCTCCATGTAGCTGTGATTGTCGACACAACGTCCCTCTCTCTGGACATAGAGGATCAGTTGTTGGACTAATTTATTTGTCTGTTGTATGACTTGCCACAATTTTTTAAATTTGTATTCACATGTTATCAAACCATAAAGATTTCAATATCTTAAAACTTTAGTATAATTAATCTACCTGTATTTCTCGACTCTAGCATTTTGTGCTTCTTCACAAGTTCCAAGTTGTTATTTGGCGATTAATTTAATTTGATCTTCAACTTTGGGTTTTTGGCACTTGCCCGTGCAGGTTATGACTATGTCGTAGGTGATGTTCGGAAAGGTGACCAACAAGGAGAAGAGTTCTTGCTATCAACTAGGCTGGATGCCCCCAGGAAGAATAACATGAGTCAACTTTCATGATTGATATGTTTATTTCCTCTAGCTACACAATATGTGATATTGCTTCTTAATTAACGCTTACTGGTACGTAGTAAGCTGACATATGGTTTTTTTTTTCTCGAGTTGGCACTCAGTAGTAAAAGTGGTTTATACTTCAAATAGTTGAGCCGAAAACTGGCGTATCATGGCTGCTAATGTTACAAAGCAAGTGGATGGACTCTTATTTCCCGCCATCTAATCTTTGTTTTCTAGCTTTGTTTGGCTACAAAAGGCTAGATTCTGGTATATATACATTGGTGTAGAAGCTAGAAGCTCATTGATATTTTTTTCTTGCAAACATATGAAGGATTGTGCATGAAAATTGCACCGTTGAAATCTACATCTGGGTTAAGAGCTTTGTCCATAAGTTAAGAACATCGCTTTGGACATTTAGATATTTTTCTAGCATTCTTTAGGCTCttgacccaaagtggtcggacccttccccgaccctgcgcaagcgggagctacatgcaccgggctgcccttttttattCTTTAGGCTCTTGACTTAATTTATTTTCGTACTGTAAAATATTAATTATATgttgtacagtagtagtagtatGAATACCATGTACTCATCAAGTTTGTTAAAGTCAAAAGATTACCAGGAAAGGAGAGCAGAGTTCAGGTCATGTTCAGCTCCATCCATCAAGGGAAAGATATACGAGGCAAAGGATTACGTGTTCTTCTAAGACGACATGATCTCAAACATGCCACTGGTACCACCTATACTAAACTTGATTTGTTCTCTCAATATGGAGTGTTAATCTTCTACTCTGCATAGTACAATGTTCCCTTGGCTCGAACGATATAGGCATGGCAAGTTTGGTTGGAGGAGGAGGAAATAAGAATGATTTAATAATAGTAAGAAAAGGGAGATAATGTTGCTTGATGTATATGGGGATTCTGAAGATATGTATGTTTGATACTTTCCCTGCATGATAGAGATTAGTTGGGTTTTTGAAGTTCTCTATAGAAGAACTATGTGGGATTCTGTTGTTGTATTATTTAACCCCCTAAATATTTAGACCCCCGTTGCAACACACAGGCAATCAGGTCAAATCTGGCTCCATTATAGAATCAAGTAGGAAGTAGAAAGGGACCAGCTGCAGCCCCATCAACAAAGACTACGACAACGGTGATGGCAGTGTGCCCCGGCGAGCATGAGCAATGACCAAGACGCTTCCCAGGTCACATGTCGAGGACTTCCTCCTGGACGCTGCCGCTGCCTTGGTTGCTGTTGTTGTCCCCTCAAATAAGCCGTATCAGGTTAGTTCTATTGCACTGCAAATACTGCCACTTCTACTGGGTAAGCAAATGCATGTACACAAGTGTTGTACAAATAGAAACCATCTACTTTCTGTATTAATTCTCCGAATTACAGGCATCGTAGCAAGTGTATGTAAAATCTTTTGACTCCCGAGTTGATGTCGGTTATGGTGAGAGTAGATTGGTGTATTTAGTTGTTTCTTCTGGACACATGAAACTTCATTTTTAACATTATTATAGTTTGTACTAATTCTTTCTCAGTAAGGAATGGGTAGAAAGTGATATAATACAGTTTTGACTAAACTATATTGTAGTTTTATCAACATCTATAGGAGTTTGTTACGTCTTTGTTTTTTATTGACAATTAAGATGTCAGTATTATATGCATTGTCGACTTTGCTGAACATTCTTTAAACAAAATTCCTGACTGTTCGGTTACTGATCAATGTCTACATCTTTATAATTAATTAATAACCCTTATATTGCCATCTGGTTTTTAGTTGGAACAATACTTATGGTGATAGTTTTCAACTTCTTGTGGGGTTCATGTCTCTCTCATGGAGCATCACCAAGTAATGAGACTTACATGAATATAGATGCTACAATCTCATCATTCATCGGTGCACTGATGCTGCTGGCAGCTAAACAACCTTCTGTACACTCATGGGACTGCTAGGATCAATTATGTATGCTAAACACTACATTGTGAGTGCGTACCGGCAAGGCAACCAAGATTTTGGGCCTCTACATATTGTTTTGATACTTTGACCAGATGAACTTTATAGTTTGACCAGATGGAGCTTTTTTTTAGCTAAAGTGtcttgttatgtactccctccgttccaaaatagatgactcaactttgtactaactttagtacaaactacaaagttagtacaaagtttgagtcatctattttggaacggagggagtaactgaaAAGATGATAAAGTTTCTGTTGAGGGCAGAACCAAGAAGTCAAGAAGAAGAGGTTGCAAGAGAAGAAGACACCAGATCCAACCATCGAAGGcgagaatctaggttttcaccctgaagaaccagTCCAAGccgaacaatgccttcaacaaggtaacgacgtaaAAACCTCACGATTGCTAGGTATAACTGATATACAAGTCAGACCTAGGCTTCCACCCCAGAGCTTGAGACTGGGTGCTCGAATTGCATCGCCATCGACGTCCCTTATGTGTTGCGCCACCACTTTTCCACGATCTCAGCAGGTACATGTGATGTACGGCCGCTGTCGGTGCACAACCATCCTCTGCTTGAAGTCATCGCCTGTAATTTGCAACACTGCATTGAAGACAACCACCGGATCTAGGGCGAGGACCCTCACAAAGACCTTTCGATGGACACCACAATCCGCAGAAGGTTCGCCTTGTATACAGTTTGGACTCTTCATACAACACAGTCCCCATAGTTTCAAACTTTGAGACATTTAGtgaaattacaaaaaaaaaattGTAGTGAATTCAACGACGCACTCAAAATAGCGCAATCCAGCTGAAATTCCGATATATCTAGATGGCAACGTATATTTTCTGCTGGTATTCCAACGAGCATGGACGGGTAAATTTATATATTTCATTATCATAATATTCAAGGTACAAGCATTTATTTTTGTTATCACTATATTCAAGATAATACTAATATATTCAACTGCATGGATGTGTCTCGCTCTTTTGTTTTTGATTTTATGCTATCGTGGAACGATAAAGATTTGATTCGTCCGGTTTGCACGATGAGTACTCTCCGTTGCATATTTTTAGAACTTCCATGTGAAATATTCGTGCTAACTATATATATTGCTTATGCAAGATGATTATGAGTTGAGGAAGAAGttttattatacttgctcaaaTATTGTGCGTATGAACCTAAAGATAACAGTTCTGATATTAAGAATATCTTAAGCCCATCAAGTAAATATTAATTCACTACAGATTATTGGTTGGATCATTGCTCTCTATGTACTTACTTCTTTATCAACTTACATTTCAAGTGAAGTGGATTTCAATTATTACTGGCTATCTTTTGTATGcatgtgaaatttaacatgcattatatttatatataacttcagcaaaatatttcaaatgcccgtgacaacgcacgggcattctactagtgttCCATAGTTTTcaatagccggctatagctccgctataggagctatagccttttcagcagggtgccgctaaatggtcgCCTTCACAAATAGCCCGCTTTAGCCCACTATACCTGATTTGGAGGCCCGCCGCTATtttccatagcccgctatttaaaacattgatgTTCCCTCTCGTTGAGATGAACAGCATCGTGGCATTTCAAAGGGGAGAGTGGAAGTGGGATGACTTGGAACACGAGAGGATCGCATACAAAATTGCTACTCCCTCTatccatatatatagggcctaacGAGTTTTTTGAGGCTAATTTTGACCACATgctagagcaataatatatgacatattacacaaagcataccgtcaaattcgtacgtgGAAGGAGCTTCCAGTGAtacaattttcacattatacatctcatatacTATTAATCTTATCGATAGTCAAAGGCGGTCTCGAAAAACGTGctaggccctatatatatggatggagggagtagtgatAATGTGTTCTCCACAGGAAACGAGGAAGTGAATGGGCCAAAAGTGAAGAAGATTATATCTGGTTCACAAGGATAATCAGAGCGATTATGATAATGAATAGAGAAGCCCTTGTAGTACGAAAAAAAACATCCACAAAAAGATAGCTGTGAGATTACTAGAATGGCAGTTAATTATATCAAATACTGAAATTAATAAAACCACACAAACACCTCACAAAATAAACCCTAGAAGGGAATACAATTGTAACCCTCACAGTATTGATGATTGAGTTTAATAAGCACCTCCCTGTAAAGCAGGACTTAGTAAAAAAAATGGCTACTATTTGATACCCATGGTTGTAAACTAGCTGTGTCTGCTATCTTGAATTGTATAACATGTGTAGTTAGCTATAAGCATATCATCTTCAGAAGCAATACTTCAAATAAGTTAGCATTCAACAGCACATACCATGGATGAGCTGTAGTCCTGAATGTATTCTCTTTCCACACTCCTTAAATATGCCTTTTGGCCGACTGACCATCACGACCATGAGATCCACCAGCACAAACACCGCAGTCCGCGGGAGCCACTCTCCGTGCATCGGCGGTGGTGCCAACAGTAACTTGTCCCCATAATCTAACACATCTTTCAATGTGTCATACCCGCACAACGCTTGCAGCTGAGCTCTCAACTGCCCCTGCTTATGCGCTAGAgccaccctctccctctccttcaacATGGTCTGCGCTAGTGTTCCCTCAACTGCACTGAGTTCAGTACCAAGCTCTTTAATACGATGTCCCCTCTCCATCTCGTTCTTAACAGCGGTGTCCAGCCTCTCTACATGCTTCGAGGCAGCCTTGTAGTCACATACCCTGAGCAGGTAGAAAGTCTGCAGCAGCTCCGTGTAGAAGAACAGCCCAACCCAATGCTCCTTCTGCATTCAATAAGCATAAGATGGCATGCAACAAAACACAAAATTTATATCTCTTCACTGCTACAGACAGCATAAAAATGAAGAGGTGAAGAAAAAAAAAAGCAAACTTGAGTTTACCTGCTCGGCCGTGAGCGCATCCCAGAGCTGGGAGACGCGCGCGACGGCTTCTTCAACGGCGGCGTTGTCCTCCCAGCAGAGTAAATGGACGTGGAGAGCGGTGGCAGCGAAGAATAGGTCGAGCTGGGGGCTCtcgagatcggcggcggcggcagccccGGCAGACAGAGTAGTGAGAGCAGATGCAGCGTCCCCGTCGACTACGAGTGCGGAGGCGAGCTGCGCCTGGAAGTTACTGGTCCAGAGGAGGGCCGGGCCAGGGGGGAGAAGCCCCGAGGCGGAGGCGGATGCGAggaggctgaggccgcggcggaGCGCGTGCTTCTGCGACGGGACGGCGCCGAGGAGGCCGTAGACGTTGGCGAGGAGGGAGTGCGCGAGCAGCTTGAGGCGCGGCGGAGCGGAGGGGAGCGGGTTGAGGACGAGCAGCGCGCGCTCGAGGTGGGCCTTGGCATTGGCGAGCCCCTTGGAGCGGGCGAGCAGCAGGCCGGCGAGGCGCATCCGCGCGCGGGCCTCGGCGAGCGGGAGGAGCGAGGCGGCGTGGGGCGGGCTGAGCGCCGAGTccaggcaggaggtggcggtgGTGAAGTCGCGGCGGCGCTCGGCCTCCTCCGCCAGCGCGAGGAGCCCATCCGCCGCCGACATGGACGGCCCGGCGGACGGCATGACCTAGGGCGTGGTGAGCGGCAGCGGCATGGAGATTTGGGGGAATCGGGGTGGGGGAGCGTGGGTAGCGTGGGCTGGAAGGGGGGGTGGGGGAGGAAGGAAGGACTGGGTTCGGCCGCCGGTTTCAACGGGCTCGTCTTTGTGTGTTGTGCTCGGTCGCTGTTCACGTCGCCGAACGGGGAAATGGTCCGGCGGGTCCTGCTGCTGCCACTGGTTGGAACACGTGACGCTGCTCGCGTGTGAAACCGGAAAGAAATGGGCAAATTCCGGTCGTGCCaccagtaattttctttgtacagTTCAAACGCATATGCTCACATAGTATTATCATAGGCATCTTACGCTCTCTTTTCACTAAAAACGCATTGCCTTGAAAGTTAGAAATAAATTAAGAGAATGTGAGCATCAATCTCTTTCACTAAAGACGCATTGCCAGAAAGTTTAAAATAAATTGAGGAGAATGCGAGCATCAGTGACCATCTGCTTTACGCTCAGTTCGCTGTCATTATTAACTTGTTAGCAGCACCAAGAGACCGACAGCGCGGACCCACGGGGCAGGCAAGGTGCAGGAGAGAAGGGCCAACAGTCAACCAGAAGGTCCACACGGGCCATGAAGCCCAACTGACGATCGAGCGGCCTGAGCGGGTGAGATGATGGATATATGCTAGACCTAGAGAGTGAGAGAGGGCATCGAGTGGCATATGTCTTGCGGCGGCTACCTACTCCTCCGTATCTCTTTCCTCTTCTTTCACAAGAACTCTCTCCTTCTCCCGATCCCCAATTCTTGTATCTTGTTGTAAACCAAATATTGAGAGTGATAGGTTGTGGTTCCTAACAAGTGGTAATCAGAGCCTAACCTGGCGTCGCTTCCCGATTACCTCATCAAGCCGTCGGTCACCACAAGGTAGCAGCGGCAAGCCAAGGCGATGGAGTCACATATCGCGGAAATCCTCGAGCGCATGCGAGGGATCGAAGAAATCAAGGAGTTGCAGCAACGACAAAGGGGCAATCTCCTCGATCTCAAGGCCTCCATCGACGCATGGAAGCCGGGGATGGAGAAGTCGGTCTCCACCCTGCAAGCGGCGGTGGGTAACCTCCAACGCCAGATGGAAGGCGTCCTCAAGGCGTCGCTCGGGTCTGACCCATCTTCACGAAGCGATGGCCTCGTGCTCGATCCGGTCCGCGAGCTGGGGCGGGTGGCGATCCCCACGACGACCACCAGGCCAGTTGGCCGCCGCGAGGATCAGCTTCCATGGGGAGGGGTATGAGGGTGCTTCCCACCCCCAACTCACCCCCGGGTAATGGTGAGCAGCTACGATCTCCTCTCCTTCCTACCCCGATCACGCAATTCAATTCAGGTGTAGGCACGTCTCTGGGATGGGGAGGCAGCACCCTGCACACAGACACCCAATTCACCTGTTTTGATGGCAGCAACCCAAAGTTGTGGCATACCCGTTGCTCAGATTACTTTAAGATGTATGAGGTGCACTCCACAAATTGGGTACGATTGGCATCTATGCATTTTGTAGGCAATGCAGCCCTCTGGTTGCAGTTTGCCGAGCGGAGGCTTCGCAATGTGTCATGGAATGATTTCGCTGCTCTAGTTATTCAGAAATTTGGTCGGGGTAAGTATCAGGGGCTGATTCGACCGTTTTTCATTCGGCAAACAGGCACAGTTGATGAATATGTTGATCAGTTTGAGTCGATCACGAACCAACTGCTTGCTTACAATGAAAACATTGATCCTCTGTATTTTACTGCCCGTTTCATGGATGGGTTGAAGATTGATGTTCAAGATGGTGTACTTATTCAAAGGCCACCCGATTTGGAATCTGCTGTTGCTCTGGCTTATTTGCAGGAAGAGGTAGATGAGATGCTACCAAGCAAGGAGGTCAGACGTCCTGAACCCGTTCCGGCCAAGCAACCTCCAAGGGTATCCCCTCCATTGCCTCTTCCTCCACCGGCACCGCCAAGGCCAACACTAATGGTAGCAGCAGAAGAAAGGCGAGGGGGGAATCGTCAAGGCCATGGAAGGGCGATGACAAGGTGGTTGCTATGCGAGCCTTCCGGCGCGGGCGAGGCTATGCTTCATCTGCAGTGAGCGGTGGGGTTGTGACCACCGATGCGTGGCCACCGTGCAACTCCTTGTGGTGGAGGAGTTGTTGGGCCAGTTCCCTGCCGGTGAAGATGCAGAAGGCCGCGAGGACCTGGACCTGGAGAGGCCAGCTCCGACCAGGGCGACTGAACAAGGCTCTACCATGGCCATATCCTATCAAGTTGCGTCTGGCATTGAGTCTGCTACCACCGTGTGGCTTTTGGGTACAATACAAGGCCAAGTGGCGTTGATGTTGGTGGATTCTGTAAGCACCCATTCATTCATCCGCATCGAGCTCAGAATACGATTACGAGGAGTGCAAGCACTGGCAACGCTAGTGCAAGTCAAGGTCGCAAACGGCAGCAACTTACAATGCAACCACATCATTCCAAATTGTGAGTGGAACCTCCAAGGCCAATAATTCAAGACCCCCACAAGGCTCCTTGACCTCGGGGCATACGACATCATTCTCGGCATGGATTGGCTCTCTGCCAATAATTGTTACTCTGTCGtgttggtctcttttcggcggagtccgggaagtgaacacggtctttgtgttatgattgtgcgtaagtagtttcaggatcacttcttgatcacttctatcttctcgaccgttccgttgcttctcttctggctcttatttgcgtatgttagcctccatatttgcttagtgcttgctgcaactccacctcattaccactt is a window encoding:
- the LOC123045231 gene encoding sister chromatid cohesion protein SCC4 isoform X2, which produces MPSAGPSMSAADGLLALAEEAERRRDFTTATSCLDSALSPPHAASLLPLAEARARMRLAGLLLARSKGLANAKAHLERALLVLNPLPSAPPRLKLLAHSLLANVYGLLGAVPSQKHALRRGLSLLASASASGLLPPGPALLWTSNFQAQLASALVVDGDAASALTTLSAGAAAAADLESPQLDLFFAATALHVHLLCWEDNAAVEEAVARVSQLWDALTAEQKEHWVGLFFYTELLQTFYLLRVCDYKAASKHVERLDTAVKNEMERGHRIKELGTELSAVEGTLAQTMLKERERVALAHKQGQLRAQLQALCGYDTLKDVLDYGDKLLLAPPPMHGEWLPRTAVFVLVDLMVVMVSRPKGIFKECGKRIHSGLQLIHEGDLEHSTIWTAGLYLMLLLQFLENNVAVELTRSEFVEAQEALAQMKNWFTRFPTILQGCESTIEMLRGQYAHSVGCFDEAAFHFLEALKLTENKSMQSMCQVYAAVSYICKGDAESSSEALELIGPAYRTMDSFVGVREKTCIIFVYGLLLMRQHNPQDARVRLASGLRIAHQQLGNIQLVSQYLTILGTLALQLHDTGQAREILKSSLTLAKTLYDIPTQIWILSVFTELYRELEEKENEMENSEYGSKKEIDLQRRLAEARSRAYHQELVEKVRIEVEPLHDLFQKHNDMSGLPANDDLDIPESVGLSTPQPSSVRRLVDSSSVRRSTRRRVS
- the LOC123045231 gene encoding sister chromatid cohesion protein SCC4 isoform X1 yields the protein MPSAGPSMSAADGLLALAEEAERRRDFTTATSCLDSALSPPHAASLLPLAEARARMRLAGLLLARSKGLANAKAHLERALLVLNPLPSAPPRLKLLAHSLLANVYGLLGAVPSQKHALRRGLSLLASASASGLLPPGPALLWTSNFQAQLASALVVDGDAASALTTLSAGAAAAADLESPQLDLFFAATALHVHLLCWEDNAAVEEAVARVSQLWDALTAEQKEHWVGLFFYTELLQTFYLLRVCDYKAASKHVERLDTAVKNEMERGHRIKELGTELSAVEGTLAQTMLKERERVALAHKQGQLRAQLQALCGYDTLKDVLDYGDKLLLAPPPMHGEWLPRTAVFVLVDLMVVMVSRPKGIFKECGKRIHSGLQLIHEELSKLGIVDGVTEGDLEHSTIWTAGLYLMLLLQFLENNVAVELTRSEFVEAQEALAQMKNWFTRFPTILQGCESTIEMLRGQYAHSVGCFDEAAFHFLEALKLTENKSMQSMCQVYAAVSYICKGDAESSSEALELIGPAYRTMDSFVGVREKTCIIFVYGLLLMRQHNPQDARVRLASGLRIAHQQLGNIQLVSQYLTILGTLALQLHDTGQAREILKSSLTLAKTLYDIPTQIWILSVFTELYRELEEKENEMENSEYGSKKEIDLQRRLAEARSRAYHQELVEKVRIEVEPLHDLFQKHNDMSGLPANDDLDIPESVGLSTPQPSSVRRLVDSSSVRRSTRRRVS